Proteins co-encoded in one Methanobacterium veterum genomic window:
- a CDS encoding cobaltochelatase subunit CobN, protein MPRTQSVRGPQKIKNFLEVEEKFIEFFETPKSKILEVKKIRKQAILLMITAVFVMVLCGAVSAESSQGGNDTGQFLLNNSTANSSNVKSTEQPVDPEITLNVTLEHPEALSGKLPTVTVKDTSGKTITNVKVVKVKNNQYKVNFLSDKTSFKLTVGALGHVSQTVNVLVSQRNATDPVLYGDASVKLRAYNLLIISGSSSYAKPFVDSNKKLRDKGYYFNMNFFTSTDLTSADTKAKIKQSASKADLIVIEMISESGTLSNLMPLLSDSNAKIMALRCGVTFLNNDSIDSNDTELRAYWDGTGTDNMERFQLRALQRVGMYVKPSENLSVINYPTEFIYHPDSTTPQFVTWNDYLKWYTQSGHYKSGKAWVGIMMYASTFFNGNGDMPISILRSLEAKGLNVILAITASSDTARANAITKYFLNGNSSRVGALVACVGYNIIYNNPQNSTDLLKKMNVPIFAPIYASDLESWKNSSSGLSNEVYWQVAMPEMEGRIEPIIMGGVESAETDPYTGIVVKNYQPLPDRIERITNRVYDWILLQTLPNSAKKIAIIYYNTAGGKDGVGASYLNVPESISAILQALKASGYKVSGNYSVESIIDLFLTAGNNVGSWAPGELKKVVDAGAITIPLSEYMEWFNTLPKELRDEVNAKWGPAPGNVMVYDGKIVLPGIMLGNIFVGAQPMRGWGENSTDIAHSSTLPPTHQYIAFYMWLQKKMGANAVIHLGTHGTLEWLPGKSVGLGEDDWPDILLGDIPNIYPYIVDNTGEGTQAKRRGYAVIIDHLTAPLISSGLYGDLSTLQDLINSYDSTSDSERKTVLEKQIRALVTKMNLDQDIDLNMNIADFETIKNEIEHHLEDLAATLMPYGLHTFGVALNGTILDQMVESIVSFDPANRNNAEFRANIRAALSQNYEMESLLAALNGEFVSPSLGGDPIRKPDVLPTGSNFYSFDPRSAPDTTAWEIGKKMADDMLKDYYKKNGRYPETVGVVLWSTETMRTNGQTIAMILRYMGLEPEWKSGRFVGVKVTPLSELQRPRVDVVVTISGLFRDTFPYTIDILDKAFRQVANLSESTSNNFVKKHYQNNYNKYVNSGMSSKDADILAGARIFGEAPGSYGTGVAAQVPSTSKWKDQSDLVDTYLSRMSYIYGAGTYGLQGLQAFKDQLKNVQATVQVRDNNYGVLDNDDVYQYLGGLSMAVKSLSGNDVSVYIANTRSNPKIETLDNFLATEFRTRLANPKWKEGMLNEGFSGAHEIVKEIGNMFAWDAVQSNVVKDWMYETLAKDYMTNPDVRSALLKSNPYAYTSILGWMLEANRRNMWSADKATLTELANQYINYANQYGVTCCHHTCANIDFSNFVVMSSSLSTAQLKQFADMMNKATSQTLTVDSKGANSQNENSGKGQSSTGKGSGSVGSSGSGVGSVGAAAVTAATKSASSSSSTSVASGSKNAYEVSTAASSGASGSSGVPALAIIGVVSILCLLGAGYFKSDILNLLKQSKK, encoded by the coding sequence ATGCCCCGAACACAGAGTGTTCGAGGGCCCCAAAAAATAAAAAATTTTTTGGAGGTTGAAGAAAAATTCATAGAATTTTTCGAAACCCCAAAATCGAAGATTTTGGAGGTGAAAAAGATTAGAAAACAAGCTATTTTACTAATGATTACGGCTGTTTTTGTGATGGTTCTGTGTGGTGCAGTATCAGCAGAAAGTTCACAGGGAGGTAATGATACGGGTCAATTTCTACTAAACAATTCAACAGCAAATTCTAGTAATGTTAAAAGTACAGAACAACCTGTTGATCCGGAAATCACTTTAAATGTCACTTTAGAACACCCTGAGGCACTTTCTGGTAAACTACCAACTGTAACAGTGAAAGATACCAGTGGAAAAACTATCACTAATGTAAAAGTTGTTAAGGTTAAAAATAATCAGTATAAAGTTAATTTCCTCAGCGATAAAACAAGTTTCAAACTGACTGTAGGTGCCTTAGGCCATGTATCTCAAACAGTGAATGTATTAGTCTCACAGAGGAATGCCACGGATCCTGTACTTTATGGCGATGCATCTGTAAAGTTGAGGGCATATAATCTGCTTATAATAAGTGGATCTTCGTCCTATGCCAAGCCTTTCGTTGATTCCAACAAGAAACTCAGGGACAAGGGCTACTACTTCAACATGAACTTCTTCACCAGCACGGATTTAACATCTGCAGACACCAAAGCGAAGATAAAACAGTCTGCATCTAAGGCAGATCTCATAGTCATAGAAATGATAAGTGAATCAGGCACACTTTCAAATTTAATGCCGCTCTTATCAGATTCAAATGCCAAAATAATGGCTTTAAGATGCGGGGTCACATTTTTAAATAACGACAGTATTGATTCCAACGACACCGAACTCCGTGCCTACTGGGACGGAACTGGTACAGACAACATGGAAAGGTTCCAGCTCAGGGCACTTCAAAGGGTTGGCATGTATGTTAAACCCTCTGAAAATCTGAGTGTTATAAATTATCCAACTGAATTCATATACCATCCAGATTCAACTACGCCACAGTTTGTAACATGGAATGACTATCTGAAATGGTACACTCAGAGCGGACACTACAAGTCTGGTAAGGCATGGGTAGGTATAATGATGTACGCCTCTACATTCTTCAATGGAAACGGTGACATGCCCATCAGCATACTAAGAAGCCTGGAAGCCAAGGGTTTGAACGTGATTCTGGCTATAACAGCATCAAGTGACACTGCCCGAGCAAATGCCATAACAAAATACTTTTTGAATGGTAACTCCTCTCGTGTAGGTGCCCTTGTGGCATGTGTTGGTTACAACATCATCTACAACAACCCTCAAAACAGCACAGATCTTCTGAAAAAGATGAATGTGCCAATATTTGCCCCTATATATGCTTCAGACCTTGAATCCTGGAAGAACAGTTCTTCAGGACTTTCCAATGAAGTTTACTGGCAGGTTGCAATGCCTGAAATGGAAGGAAGAATCGAACCTATCATTATGGGCGGGGTCGAATCTGCAGAAACTGATCCATACACTGGAATCGTTGTCAAAAATTACCAGCCACTACCAGATAGGATAGAAAGAATAACTAACAGGGTTTATGACTGGATATTACTTCAAACACTCCCTAACAGTGCGAAAAAGATAGCAATTATTTATTATAACACTGCAGGAGGTAAAGATGGAGTCGGCGCTTCATATCTCAACGTTCCTGAGAGTATATCAGCAATACTCCAAGCACTTAAAGCATCAGGGTATAAAGTATCAGGCAACTATTCAGTTGAATCTATAATTGATCTGTTCCTGACAGCTGGAAATAATGTGGGTTCATGGGCTCCCGGAGAGCTTAAAAAGGTTGTGGATGCAGGTGCAATAACCATACCTCTCAGCGAATATATGGAATGGTTTAATACATTACCTAAAGAACTTAGAGATGAAGTAAATGCTAAGTGGGGCCCTGCTCCAGGTAATGTAATGGTATACGATGGTAAAATAGTTTTACCCGGTATAATGTTGGGTAATATATTCGTTGGTGCGCAGCCGATGCGTGGATGGGGAGAGAACTCCACAGACATTGCTCATTCATCAACACTGCCACCGACCCACCAGTATATTGCATTCTACATGTGGTTGCAGAAGAAAATGGGTGCAAACGCAGTTATACATCTTGGAACACATGGAACCCTGGAATGGTTACCTGGGAAAAGTGTTGGGCTTGGTGAAGATGACTGGCCAGATATTCTCCTTGGAGACATACCAAACATATACCCTTACATTGTTGATAACACTGGAGAGGGAACTCAGGCTAAAAGAAGGGGCTACGCAGTGATAATTGATCACTTAACAGCCCCACTTATAAGTTCAGGGTTATACGGAGATCTTTCGACTCTTCAAGACTTGATAAACAGTTACGACAGCACAAGCGACAGTGAACGTAAAACAGTTCTGGAGAAACAGATCAGAGCACTTGTAACTAAAATGAATCTGGATCAGGATATTGATCTCAATATGAACATTGCAGACTTTGAAACCATTAAAAACGAAATTGAACACCATTTAGAGGATCTTGCAGCAACACTCATGCCTTATGGGCTCCACACATTTGGAGTTGCCTTGAACGGCACGATTCTAGATCAGATGGTTGAATCTATAGTGAGCTTTGACCCCGCAAATAGGAATAATGCTGAGTTCCGGGCAAATATAAGGGCTGCACTCTCTCAAAACTATGAAATGGAATCATTACTTGCAGCTTTAAATGGAGAATTTGTATCTCCCTCTTTGGGTGGTGATCCAATTCGTAAGCCAGATGTGCTCCCAACAGGTTCCAATTTCTATTCCTTTGACCCAAGATCAGCTCCAGATACAACAGCTTGGGAGATAGGTAAGAAAATGGCTGATGACATGCTAAAAGATTACTACAAGAAAAATGGACGTTACCCTGAAACAGTGGGAGTTGTTCTCTGGTCAACTGAAACCATGCGTACTAACGGCCAGACCATAGCTATGATACTCAGGTACATGGGCCTGGAACCGGAATGGAAGTCTGGAAGATTTGTAGGTGTTAAGGTAACTCCATTGAGTGAACTCCAGAGGCCCCGTGTTGATGTGGTTGTAACAATAAGCGGTCTCTTCAGGGATACATTCCCTTACACCATAGACATTCTGGACAAGGCATTCCGTCAGGTTGCAAACCTGTCTGAAAGCACCAGCAACAACTTCGTTAAGAAGCACTACCAGAACAACTACAACAAGTATGTGAACAGTGGTATGAGCTCTAAAGATGCAGATATCCTGGCAGGGGCCAGGATATTCGGAGAAGCGCCTGGAAGTTATGGAACTGGAGTTGCAGCACAGGTACCATCCACGTCCAAGTGGAAGGATCAATCTGATCTCGTGGACACATACCTCTCAAGGATGTCCTACATCTATGGTGCAGGCACTTATGGTTTACAGGGACTTCAGGCCTTCAAGGATCAGCTGAAAAATGTACAGGCAACTGTACAGGTGAGGGACAACAATTATGGAGTTTTAGACAATGACGATGTTTACCAGTACCTGGGCGGTCTTTCAATGGCTGTAAAAAGCCTTTCTGGAAATGATGTCAGTGTTTACATTGCCAACACGCGTTCAAATCCAAAGATAGAGACACTGGATAACTTTTTAGCCACTGAGTTCCGAACCAGACTTGCAAATCCTAAGTGGAAAGAGGGAATGCTTAACGAGGGATTTTCGGGTGCCCATGAAATTGTAAAGGAGATAGGTAACATGTTCGCCTGGGATGCAGTGCAGTCCAACGTAGTTAAGGATTGGATGTATGAAACCCTGGCCAAAGATTACATGACCAATCCTGATGTCCGCAGTGCACTGCTCAAATCTAACCCCTACGCATACACATCTATACTGGGATGGATGCTTGAGGCAAACCGGAGAAACATGTGGAGCGCTGACAAGGCTACCTTAACTGAACTGGCTAATCAGTATATTAATTACGCTAATCAGTATGGTGTTACCTGCTGCCACCACACGTGTGCTAATATTGACTTCAGCAATTTTGTGGTTATGAGCTCTTCATTGAGCACGGCTCAGCTTAAACAGTTCGCGGATATGATGAATAAGGCTACTAGTCAAACTTTAACTGTAGACTCTAAAGGGGCAAATTCACAGAATGAAAATTCTGGTAAAGGTCAATCTAGTACAGGTAAAGGCAGCGGCAGTGTTGGTTCTTCTGGAAGCGGTGTGGGCAGTGTTGGGGCAGCAGCGGTTACAGCTGCAACTAAAAGTGCTTCAAGCAGCAGCAGTACTTCAGTAGCTTCCGGCAGTAAAAATGCCTATGAAGTATCTACAGCAGCTTCTAGCGGTGCATCAGGATCTTCAGGAGTTCCTGCACTGGCTATCATAGGGGTAGTATCAATTTTATGTCTACTCGGTGCTGGTTACTTCAAATCAGATATTTTAAACCTGTTGAAACAGTCTAAAAAATAA
- a CDS encoding PRC-barrel domain-containing protein translates to MNAKKLKGMKVLDKNSIEIGKVSDLRINLDEFKIENILVLTGGFFSKKYFTVNLEDLGEIDNYIHLKCSKGDIDYDADLELRNSKYGRYFFKDFRDIYVGSADAIPIGQVKDLYINFDNNLTFKVVVEATRVRGRYKNDYFAIYPGDIDDIREFITLNLTKDEIKQKIAEFKIKD, encoded by the coding sequence ATGAATGCTAAAAAACTTAAAGGAATGAAAGTTCTGGATAAGAATAGTATTGAGATAGGTAAAGTGTCTGATCTAAGAATTAATCTGGATGAATTTAAGATTGAAAATATTCTCGTTTTAACTGGCGGATTTTTCAGTAAAAAATATTTCACTGTGAATTTGGAAGATTTGGGTGAAATAGACAATTATATTCACTTAAAATGTTCTAAGGGTGATATTGATTATGATGCTGATCTGGAATTGAGAAATTCTAAATATGGACGCTATTTTTTCAAGGATTTTCGGGATATCTATGTTGGATCTGCCGATGCGATACCTATAGGTCAGGTTAAGGATTTATACATTAATTTTGATAATAATTTGACATTTAAAGTTGTTGTAGAGGCTACACGTGTACGTGGAAGATATAAAAATGATTATTTTGCGATATATCCGGGGGATATTGATGATATCAGAGAATTTATAACATTAAATTTAACAAAAGACGAAATAAAACAAAAAATAGCAGAATTTAAGATTAAAGACTAG
- a CDS encoding chitobiase/beta-hexosaminidase C-terminal domain-containing protein, which yields MEDGLLNYGGIINATNNWWGSNNDPTLNSSNIYNIVGIITYAPWIVLSTNVNYEESNPIVTADLTHNSAGNDTSSQGHVPDDIPVNYFTRAHTIMATVNTRNGKANATYTSGIGTITVTVDGQSVLIPINDHTPPTVTASLAGGVYNTTKTVTLTASDDSGMDPILYYSLNNGATWNSHAKTITLNLNQGITNLKFYARDNAGNMCLNQTITYAIDLTAPTVTANLAGGAYNTTKTVILTASDNFDSNPVIYYTTNGSTPTTSSTKYVGSINIVSTTTLKFIAVDNAGNQAAIQTQNYILNLPIINVNTGKSYSTIQSAIDDSSTSDGDTINIKNGTYTENVVVNKKLIIRSVSGANVTVKSVTIASTGSGSTIQNLTLNKLALNSANDCFITGNTVNGAGISFVSANNNHISNNNISNCGIPGIYMDTSNNNTIVGNNITNNHAAGIEILYSINNLISGNNIENNGFRQYGGIYIVYSSANINFNRILGNDAYGIFNEGNGTVNATNNWWGLNMDPATNSSNIYDYGGTGKITCNPWLILNVAANPASTNNNSTITADLTHNSAGNDTSSQGHVPDGIPVDFTATSGTIINSPYTRNGKAAAVLSNLQSIGANVIVKLDNQNVSTLVIKTPARAILTINSTALDYYTNQQLNFAYEINLTSPVTWVSVVYNEAGIVGAESLKVLVNGNTVLTKYFMNYRSVPNDNIQMTLTYPGGSSTRNETIYYRNGPDAGFEIIQSFAIATNKITDNTVQSWLNRNSTYPTGATKAAYGTFMTALTTLWLSDKLADEMASQLNVTWSRTPPTVVMSGVNMYGTGYVHCQDPAMGMSVNGAVDNIKNFRFACSFLLSEVEHAAVGATGLSVSSTVAGIMSGILNGETFDMIRNGSMVTIMLNGSPDSQIIIDSDSGLVWDLTESNGFVYKGAISQVNAYCYHDQLTSSSLVNFKLDK from the coding sequence ATGGAAGATGGACTTTTGAATTATGGGGGAATTATAAATGCTACTAATAATTGGTGGGGTTCAAATAATGATCCCACACTCAATTCAAGCAACATTTACAATATTGTGGGAATAATTACATATGCTCCTTGGATTGTTTTAAGTACAAATGTAAACTATGAAGAGAGTAATCCTATAGTGACTGCAGATTTAACTCATAATAGTGCAGGTAATGATACTTCTTCACAGGGGCATGTTCCTGATGATATTCCGGTAAACTACTTCACAAGGGCACATACAATTATGGCTACTGTTAATACTAGAAATGGAAAGGCCAATGCAACATATACTTCAGGAATTGGAACTATTACAGTTACTGTGGATGGGCAAAGTGTATTAATCCCTATCAATGATCATACGCCGCCAACTGTGACTGCAAGTCTTGCTGGTGGAGTTTACAACACCACAAAAACAGTAACTTTAACAGCCAGTGACGACAGTGGTATGGATCCTATCCTTTATTATAGTTTAAATAACGGTGCAACATGGAATAGTCATGCTAAAACTATTACTTTGAACCTTAATCAGGGAATAACAAACCTTAAGTTTTATGCCCGTGATAATGCAGGTAATATGTGCTTAAATCAAACTATAACATATGCAATTGACCTTACTGCACCAACTGTAACTGCAAATCTTGCAGGTGGAGCTTACAACACTACAAAAACTGTAATTTTAACTGCCAGTGATAATTTTGATTCAAATCCTGTGATTTATTACACAACCAATGGTAGTACACCTACGACTTCTAGTACAAAATATGTTGGCTCTATTAATATTGTTAGTACTACTACTTTGAAGTTTATAGCAGTGGATAATGCAGGTAATCAGGCCGCGATTCAAACCCAAAATTACATTTTAAACCTTCCAATTATAAATGTTAACACGGGAAAAAGTTATTCTACTATCCAATCTGCTATTGATGATTCTTCAACTTCTGATGGAGATACTATAAATATTAAGAATGGAACCTATACAGAAAATGTAGTTGTTAATAAAAAACTTATCATTAGGTCAGTTTCTGGAGCAAATGTCACTGTTAAGTCTGTTACAATTGCTTCAACTGGAAGTGGTTCAACAATACAAAACTTAACATTAAATAAACTTGCCTTAAATTCTGCTAACGATTGTTTTATCACAGGAAACACGGTTAATGGAGCTGGAATTTCTTTTGTGAGTGCAAATAACAATCATATTTCAAACAATAATATATCTAACTGTGGAATTCCAGGAATTTATATGGATACTTCAAATAATAACACCATAGTCGGAAACAACATAACAAATAATCATGCTGCCGGAATAGAGATTCTTTATTCAATCAATAACTTAATATCTGGAAATAATATAGAAAATAATGGGTTTAGACAATATGGTGGAATTTACATTGTTTATTCATCAGCTAACATTAACTTCAATAGAATATTGGGAAATGATGCATATGGAATTTTTAATGAGGGAAATGGAACTGTAAATGCTACTAATAATTGGTGGGGTTTAAATATGGATCCAGCAACCAATTCAAGCAACATTTACGATTATGGAGGAACTGGAAAAATAACTTGTAATCCATGGTTAATTTTGAATGTAGCTGCTAATCCTGCAAGTACTAATAATAATTCTACAATAACTGCAGATTTAACTCATAATAGTGCTGGTAATGACACTTCTTCACAGGGCCATGTTCCAGATGGTATACCTGTAGATTTCACTGCAACATCAGGAACTATAATCAACTCCCCTTACACTAGAAATGGTAAAGCAGCAGCAGTTTTGAGTAATCTTCAGTCAATTGGGGCGAATGTAATAGTTAAACTTGATAATCAAAATGTTTCTACATTGGTTATTAAGACACCTGCCCGTGCTATTTTGACTATTAATAGTACTGCACTTGATTATTATACGAATCAACAGTTAAATTTTGCATATGAGATCAATTTGACGAGCCCGGTTACATGGGTAAGTGTTGTGTATAATGAAGCTGGTATAGTTGGTGCTGAGTCATTAAAGGTTTTGGTGAATGGAAATACTGTTTTAACAAAATATTTCATGAATTACAGGAGTGTTCCCAATGATAATATTCAAATGACTTTAACTTATCCCGGAGGATCTTCAACTCGAAATGAAACTATATATTACAGAAATGGGCCAGATGCAGGATTTGAAATTATACAAAGCTTTGCAATCGCCACAAACAAAATAACTGACAATACAGTACAATCCTGGCTAAACCGAAACTCCACATATCCCACAGGCGCCACAAAAGCAGCTTACGGAACATTCATGACAGCATTAACCACTTTATGGCTCAGTGACAAATTAGCAGATGAAATGGCTTCTCAGTTGAATGTGACATGGAGTAGAACCCCTCCAACAGTGGTTATGAGTGGTGTGAATATGTATGGTACAGGTTATGTGCATTGTCAGGATCCTGCGATGGGTATGAGTGTTAATGGTGCTGTGGATAATATAAAAAATTTTAGATTTGCGTGTTCATTTCTCCTCTCTGAAGTGGAGCATGCTGCTGTAGGGGCTACTGGTTTGTCAGTTAGTTCAACAGTTGCAGGGATTATGTCTGGTATTTTAAATGGTGAAACTTTTGATATGATTAGGAATGGTAGCATGGTGACTATAATGTTAAATGGTAGTCCTGATTCTCAGATAATTATTGATTCAGATTCAGGTTTAGTATGGGACTTAACTGAATCCAATGGTTTCGTGTATAAAGGTGCAATATCTCAAGTTAATGCTTATTGTTACCATGATCAATTAACTAGCAGCTCACTGGTCAATTTCAAGTTGGATAAATAG
- the sppA gene encoding signal peptide peptidase SppA produces the protein MDKNGKILLIIIGGLLLVAVFLSIVAIIGFSSGGTIAVIPIHGEIGYGSSDGSGGVVNPEVIKSEIEAAENDSSVGAVLLDINSPGGTPVASEEIMNAVKNCKKPVVAWISDTGASGAYLAASSADKIVASNSSWVGSIGVILDLTNFSDLYKKIGITKYVIKGGKYKDMGADYRNLTSQERSMLQTMVNENYDNFIGMVAENRNLSREYVKSIAEGKIYTGKQAKELKLIDETGGKDQALDIAAKLGGIRGHYNVVTMTSTQSFNDALSGVSTKIGYSIGKGIGSIMEQDTLGNVQY, from the coding sequence ATGGATAAAAATGGTAAAATACTGTTGATAATTATAGGTGGACTTTTACTGGTGGCTGTTTTTTTAAGTATAGTGGCCATCATAGGCTTTTCATCTGGAGGTACGATAGCGGTTATACCTATTCATGGGGAAATTGGGTATGGGTCTTCAGATGGAAGTGGAGGTGTTGTAAATCCTGAAGTGATTAAAAGTGAGATTGAGGCAGCTGAAAATGATAGTTCTGTAGGTGCGGTTCTTTTGGATATTAATAGCCCTGGAGGAACTCCGGTTGCAAGCGAAGAGATCATGAATGCAGTTAAAAACTGTAAAAAGCCGGTGGTTGCATGGATTAGTGATACTGGAGCATCTGGAGCGTACCTTGCGGCTTCTTCTGCTGATAAAATCGTTGCAAGTAATTCTTCGTGGGTTGGCAGTATCGGCGTGATACTTGATTTAACCAACTTCTCTGATCTGTACAAGAAAATTGGGATTACCAAATATGTGATAAAGGGCGGAAAGTACAAGGATATGGGCGCTGATTACAGGAATTTAACTTCACAGGAAAGAAGCATGCTTCAAACTATGGTAAATGAAAATTATGACAATTTTATTGGCATGGTTGCAGAAAACCGGAATTTAAGCAGGGAATATGTGAAGAGCATTGCAGAAGGGAAGATATATACTGGAAAACAGGCCAAAGAACTTAAACTTATAGACGAAACAGGCGGTAAAGACCAAGCTTTAGACATTGCAGCGAAATTAGGTGGAATTAGGGGCCATTACAATGTTGTTACAATGACTTCTACCCAATCATTTAATGATGCTTTAAGCGGAGTGTCTACTAAAATTGGATATTCCATAGGAAAAGGAATTGGGAGTATTATGGAGCAGGATACCCTTGGAAATGTGCAATATTAA
- a CDS encoding zinc-ribbon domain-containing protein — MILCSECGKENEDSNKFCSGCGAILDTFKQVIFENKNKIKQFKLVSIIMITFLSFCLIISFIF, encoded by the coding sequence ATGATTTTATGTTCTGAATGTGGAAAGGAAAATGAGGATAGCAATAAGTTCTGTAGTGGGTGCGGTGCTATTTTAGACACATTTAAACAGGTTATATTTGAAAATAAGAATAAAATAAAGCAATTTAAATTGGTCAGTATTATAATGATTACTTTCCTTTCATTTTGTCTGATAATATCATTTATATTTTAA
- a CDS encoding NosD domain-containing protein, which produces MKLKGVFLILVLCFLSVGTVSAANLTVNPGGSIQSVIDNASSNDTITVNDNNGSAYTYNENIVINKKLTLQAKSGGLVAIRTLDSSLPTVRVTSNGNGSVIKGFTIKGVTSPSAGILVDQCSKCTISGNNISNNYIGVQFQDSKNNTVFGNNLNAMIVEFMGILQIITS; this is translated from the coding sequence ATGAAGTTGAAAGGGGTATTTTTGATTTTAGTCTTATGTTTTTTGAGTGTGGGCACTGTTTCAGCCGCTAATTTGACTGTTAATCCTGGCGGAAGTATTCAGTCAGTTATAGATAATGCTTCTTCTAATGATACGATTACAGTTAATGATAATAATGGCTCTGCTTATACTTATAATGAAAATATTGTTATCAATAAAAAGTTAACATTGCAGGCTAAAAGCGGAGGATTAGTAGCTATTCGAACGTTGGATTCTTCACTTCCAACTGTTAGGGTAACTTCTAATGGAAATGGCTCAGTAATTAAAGGTTTCACTATAAAAGGAGTTACAAGTCCTTCTGCGGGAATATTGGTGGATCAATGTAGTAAATGTACTATTTCTGGAAATAATATAAGCAACAATTATATTGGGGTTCAATTTCAAGACTCAAAGAATAATACTGTGTTTGGAAATAATTTAAATGCAATGATTGTGGAATTTATGGGGATACTTCAGATAATAACCTCATAG